In the genome of Fulvivirga maritima, one region contains:
- a CDS encoding efflux RND transporter permease subunit, translated as MNHAFKIIVCFIALSLLGWAVIPLLRIDLNPVGNRHELTISYNLPNSSPEIVEREATSPLENTFSQLTEVDEIYSVSNYNSGYVTISFSKEADINYKQFEVNTLLRQVYPKLNTKLSYPIVSSGSEEENTSPLLVYKLKASLTGYQIKKIADEHLLIALSQLHGIDEITTYGAQDLQLTIIIDNTKTQQFGISYQDVADAINSNFSINYPGLLTMNGENLIIKTGSTATDIENIKNTILKATKERAIRLKDISNVLLEESEPQAYYRINGLNSITLRITAKKGINKIVLADQIYEQIRLIKEQLPVELSISKDYDDTEFIRDELHKIYLRAGFSILILSLFIFLVNRKLKYLLVLFSGIIINLSLTLLVAWLLKIDVHIYTIAGLTIAFGLLVDNSIVMVDHLYKKDNVSIFPSLLGASLTTIAALMLVFFLPEEEKNNLLEFSQIIVVCLAISLLIAITYTPAIFSILNIKKKSTEQSSYHKRKRSVSIRKHYYNFITFLAKRKVMFLTVIVLLFGTPIFLLPAQWNDHEFYNKTIGSSTYQDHIRPYVDKALGGSLRLFIRNVFEKSTYRTPEKTQLFIHAALPYGSTLSQMNEVMQNVEAYLLPVKGIDRFITSVNSGQNSSIIIEFTPEQEHGALPYQLKSRLIAKSLDWGGVEWNIYGIGKGFSNSNSNAMPSFQVMLKGYNYDELAVQAQSLANKLLVHKRIQEVNINERLMWTEKNAKEYVFSMTPELLAKQKVSTYEIATSLREHTKPTTPSTYLNLQHSLTPVYLVSDKADNFNAYQLQHGQFQIDSSKTIDLSKIANLELQETTNAIHKENRQYLRIVSFDYFGSYKFGNDYLDKTLEAQRQELPLGFEAKKISWDWTWDKTKRQYGLILVLMAAIFMICAILFESLKLPLYIIICIPISFIGLFLIFSIFDFYFDQGGYAAFILLGGLVVNAAIFIVNDFKSYKHGIHNKNIIKAALGKAQPILLTVLSTCFGLIPFLINGQEEVFWFSLAIGTIGGLIFSLVAVFICLPVFLTKKQQIP; from the coding sequence ATGAATCATGCCTTTAAGATCATAGTCTGTTTTATAGCACTGAGCCTTTTGGGGTGGGCCGTTATCCCTCTTCTAAGGATAGATCTTAATCCTGTAGGCAATCGGCATGAGCTTACCATTTCTTATAATCTACCTAATTCCTCGCCAGAAATAGTTGAACGCGAAGCTACATCTCCACTTGAAAACACCTTTTCTCAATTAACTGAAGTAGATGAAATATATTCTGTATCTAACTATAACAGTGGCTATGTAACCATTAGCTTTAGCAAAGAAGCTGACATCAACTACAAGCAATTTGAAGTAAACACACTGCTTAGACAAGTTTACCCTAAACTCAACACCAAGCTTTCTTATCCTATAGTTTCATCTGGTTCTGAAGAAGAAAATACCTCGCCCCTTCTTGTTTATAAATTAAAAGCTTCCCTAACGGGTTATCAGATTAAAAAAATCGCTGACGAACATCTGCTTATTGCTCTTTCTCAGCTTCATGGTATAGATGAAATAACAACTTATGGAGCGCAAGATCTTCAGTTGACTATAATAATTGATAATACTAAAACCCAGCAATTTGGAATTTCATATCAAGATGTGGCTGACGCTATTAACAGCAACTTTTCCATCAATTATCCTGGTTTGCTTACTATGAATGGTGAGAATTTAATAATAAAAACGGGCAGCACCGCCACTGATATTGAAAATATAAAAAACACCATCCTAAAAGCCACGAAAGAACGAGCTATACGACTTAAAGACATAAGCAATGTCTTATTAGAAGAAAGCGAACCTCAAGCCTACTATAGAATAAATGGTTTAAACTCCATCACGCTCAGAATTACCGCAAAAAAAGGAATAAATAAAATTGTACTGGCTGACCAAATCTACGAACAGATCCGCCTCATAAAAGAACAATTACCCGTGGAGCTATCCATTAGCAAGGATTATGACGATACTGAGTTTATAAGAGATGAACTACATAAAATTTATCTCAGAGCAGGTTTTTCTATTCTTATTCTGTCATTATTCATTTTCTTAGTTAATAGAAAGCTCAAGTATTTATTAGTGCTATTTTCTGGCATTATAATCAACCTTAGTCTGACCTTACTAGTGGCATGGTTGCTAAAAATTGATGTCCACATTTATACTATTGCCGGCCTCACCATCGCCTTTGGTTTATTGGTAGACAATTCTATTGTGATGGTAGATCATCTATATAAAAAAGATAATGTAAGTATATTTCCCTCCTTGCTCGGAGCTTCTCTCACTACCATAGCGGCCTTAATGTTAGTTTTTTTCTTACCGGAAGAGGAAAAAAATAATTTGCTGGAGTTTAGTCAGATCATAGTGGTTTGCTTAGCTATATCATTGTTAATAGCCATTACCTACACACCCGCCATCTTTTCAATTTTGAATATAAAAAAGAAAAGTACTGAACAATCCTCTTACCATAAGAGAAAGCGAAGCGTAAGTATCAGAAAACACTATTATAACTTCATTACATTTCTTGCTAAGAGAAAAGTAATGTTTCTCACTGTGATTGTTTTATTATTTGGCACTCCAATATTTTTGTTGCCCGCACAGTGGAATGATCATGAATTTTATAATAAAACCATTGGTAGCTCCACTTATCAGGATCATATAAGACCTTATGTAGACAAAGCTTTAGGTGGAAGCTTAAGACTTTTCATTAGGAATGTGTTTGAAAAATCTACCTATAGAACACCCGAGAAAACACAGCTTTTTATTCACGCAGCTCTGCCATATGGTAGCACCCTATCACAAATGAATGAGGTGATGCAAAATGTAGAGGCATATCTTCTGCCTGTTAAGGGTATTGATAGATTTATAACCTCTGTAAATAGTGGACAGAACAGCTCTATCATCATTGAATTCACTCCCGAGCAAGAGCATGGCGCACTTCCATATCAACTTAAAAGCCGGTTGATAGCGAAATCATTAGATTGGGGTGGTGTTGAATGGAATATTTATGGTATTGGTAAAGGTTTTAGTAATAGTAATTCAAATGCTATGCCCTCCTTTCAAGTAATGTTAAAAGGATATAATTATGATGAATTAGCCGTACAGGCACAATCATTGGCCAATAAACTTCTGGTACATAAACGTATTCAGGAAGTAAATATAAACGAAAGACTTATGTGGACTGAGAAAAATGCTAAAGAGTATGTTTTCTCTATGACACCAGAATTGCTAGCCAAACAAAAGGTGAGTACTTATGAGATTGCGACCAGCCTGCGAGAACACACCAAACCAACCACACCCTCTACTTACCTCAACCTACAGCATTCTCTCACTCCAGTTTATTTAGTAAGTGACAAAGCCGACAACTTCAACGCCTATCAACTACAACATGGTCAATTCCAAATAGACTCATCCAAAACAATTGACTTGAGTAAAATAGCCAATTTAGAACTACAAGAAACAACCAATGCTATCCATAAAGAAAACCGGCAATATTTAAGGATAGTCAGTTTTGACTATTTCGGAAGTTATAAATTTGGCAATGACTACCTTGATAAAACCCTGGAAGCTCAAAGGCAAGAATTGCCACTGGGCTTTGAAGCTAAAAAAATAAGTTGGGATTGGACCTGGGATAAAACCAAAAGGCAATACGGCCTCATTTTAGTTTTAATGGCTGCCATTTTTATGATTTGCGCCATACTTTTCGAAAGCCTAAAATTACCCTTATACATTATAATATGCATTCCTATCTCATTTATAGGCTTGTTCTTAATATTCTCAATTTTTGATTTCTATTTCGATCAAGGGGGATACGCTGCTTTCATTCTTTTGGGAGGTTTGGTAGTAAATGCTGCCATTTTCATAGTTAATGACTTTAAAAGCTACAAGCATGGCATTCATAACAAAAACATTATAAAAGCTGCGCTAGGCAAGGCACAACCCATCCTCCTCACTGTGCTCTCCACTTGCTTCGGGCTAATTCCTTTTTTAATTAATGGACAAGAAGAAGTCTTTTGGTTTTCACTGGCTATTGGCACCATCGGAGGGCTGATTTTTTCTTTAGTAGCTGTGTTTATTTGTTTGCCTGTATTCTTAACCAAGAAGCAACAAATACCATGA
- a CDS encoding efflux RND transporter periplasmic adaptor subunit, whose amino-acid sequence MRPIFFYGLCLFACACSSPAKDRETDPEEFRNELKPTEVAVIPAELKTFNYTVIATGKIEADQFAEARFGTSGLVKDLKVRNGQKVRQGAILAELYNQELQLSLKKAEANWKQMEYDYRSQLLSYSEKDLAGVRGDTIRESIAFATGYANAKIEYDLAIYNFQQATLKAPISGVVANVTIKPQNYISADETVCEIYAPESIRAVVHIMESDFSKLKLGQSATLSSAAIDKDISCIVERINPIIDEAGMIEVVLKVNNYQSLLPGMNVQASIDIPTNEAVVVPKEAIVVRGGRQVVFVAEAGKAKWQYVKTGLDNGESVEVLEGLEVGQKVILKNNLQLAHGAAIIF is encoded by the coding sequence ATGAGACCTATTTTTTTTTATGGATTATGCCTTTTCGCTTGTGCTTGCTCTTCTCCTGCCAAAGATAGAGAGACGGACCCGGAAGAATTTAGAAACGAACTGAAGCCTACCGAGGTGGCAGTAATTCCTGCAGAACTAAAAACTTTTAACTATACCGTAATAGCCACAGGAAAAATTGAAGCAGATCAATTTGCTGAGGCCAGGTTTGGCACTTCTGGCCTTGTCAAAGACTTAAAAGTACGTAATGGGCAGAAAGTTAGGCAAGGGGCAATATTGGCAGAGCTTTATAACCAGGAGCTTCAGCTTAGTCTAAAAAAGGCAGAGGCTAACTGGAAACAAATGGAATATGATTATAGAAGTCAACTACTTTCATATTCTGAAAAGGATTTAGCGGGTGTTAGGGGAGATACTATCAGAGAGAGTATTGCCTTTGCTACCGGATATGCCAATGCTAAAATAGAGTACGATCTGGCCATTTATAATTTTCAGCAAGCCACCTTGAAAGCACCTATTTCAGGAGTGGTGGCTAACGTAACTATCAAACCTCAAAATTATATATCTGCAGATGAAACCGTATGCGAAATATATGCACCAGAATCAATACGGGCTGTAGTACATATTATGGAAAGTGATTTTAGTAAGTTAAAATTAGGCCAATCTGCTACACTTTCTTCTGCAGCTATTGACAAAGATATTTCTTGCATTGTTGAAAGGATTAACCCAATTATTGATGAAGCTGGCATGATAGAGGTGGTGCTAAAGGTTAACAACTATCAATCTCTTTTACCAGGCATGAATGTGCAGGCTTCTATCGACATTCCTACTAATGAAGCCGTGGTGGTTCCCAAAGAAGCTATTGTGGTGAGAGGAGGGCGTCAAGTGGTTTTTGTGGCTGAAGCTGGAAAAGCAAAATGGCAATATGTAAAAACTGGTCTGGATAACGGAGAAAGTGTGGAGGTGCTTGAGGGATTAGAAGTAGGTCAGAAAGTAATACTTAAAAATAACTTGCAGTTAGCACACGGAGCAGCAATAATTTTCTGA
- a CDS encoding DUF4221 family protein, with protein MLRVIMMPARLAGIYILFFCGCQNPKDSINHIKIIEPVEADLNYSLEIMDTVLIPVDSLTRTVNNVNYFYCSPKTELYFDYNPAVHAIQGYNINSKVKEFYIELNKEGPEAIEEVIGLCVVSLDSIFLVTESPKRRILLLNSQGEVLSNWFIQEPLPSGLSEYDLYFSNNFEIEYNNERKSLILSIAVYVEPWKLEYYNHPFIIEYSLSKNKILEQYGVFPYSNDIYFMMEENSRFSMKDKEVVSFYGSDLFLVYNSGDKKLEKIIKVSSKFLNDEIPPIGKDIVEDQDMAAQSNYFLENGSYMVARYDSKRNIIYRLIKTPMDAFNVDGSKKGYSDIEYSLMILDNNFSPIDEIKLSSKKFNPNIFFVNEQGLWLSLNNSSNTSVDEDYLSLVLFRPVSNDKND; from the coding sequence ATGTTAAGGGTTATTATGATGCCTGCTAGATTAGCAGGCATTTACATACTATTTTTTTGTGGCTGCCAAAATCCAAAAGATTCAATAAATCATATTAAAATTATTGAGCCAGTTGAGGCTGATTTGAACTATTCACTTGAAATAATGGATACCGTGCTAATTCCAGTTGATTCATTAACGAGAACGGTTAACAATGTGAATTATTTTTATTGCTCTCCAAAGACAGAATTATATTTTGATTATAATCCTGCTGTCCATGCGATACAGGGTTACAATATTAATTCAAAGGTTAAAGAATTTTATATTGAGTTAAATAAAGAAGGTCCGGAAGCCATAGAGGAAGTTATAGGATTGTGTGTTGTTAGCTTAGATTCAATATTTTTGGTGACAGAATCTCCAAAGAGAAGAATTTTATTATTAAATAGTCAAGGAGAGGTATTATCAAATTGGTTCATACAGGAGCCCTTGCCATCTGGTTTGTCTGAATATGATTTATACTTCAGTAATAATTTTGAAATAGAATACAATAATGAAAGGAAGTCTCTGATATTATCAATAGCAGTATATGTAGAACCTTGGAAATTGGAATACTATAACCATCCGTTTATTATTGAGTATTCTTTATCAAAAAATAAAATATTAGAACAGTATGGCGTTTTCCCTTATTCTAATGATATCTATTTTATGATGGAAGAAAATAGTAGATTCTCTATGAAAGATAAGGAGGTGGTAAGTTTTTATGGAAGCGATTTATTTCTTGTTTATAATTCTGGGGATAAAAAACTAGAGAAAATTATCAAAGTTTCAAGTAAGTTTTTAAATGATGAAATTCCTCCAATTGGGAAAGATATTGTTGAGGATCAAGACATGGCTGCTCAATCTAATTATTTTTTGGAAAATGGAAGTTATATGGTTGCTAGATATGATTCAAAAAGGAATATAATATATAGATTAATAAAAACACCAATGGATGCATTTAATGTTGATGGATCAAAGAAGGGATATAGTGATATTGAATATAGCTTAATGATACTTGACAATAATTTCTCGCCCATAGATGAGATAAAATTAAGTTCTAAAAAATTTAATCCTAATATATTTTTTGTTAATGAGCAAGGCTTATGGTTAAGCCTTAATAATTCTTCCAATACTTCTGTAGATGAGGATTATCTTTCCCTAGTTTTATTTAGACCAGTGAGTAATGATAAAAATGATTAA
- a CDS encoding M4 family metallopeptidase, with amino-acid sequence MNSHNYIFLIVFIGLISVSSLSFGQGKGQILKSTKSKENGRYTYLKFDQKEEAVSESEVDRIFRERLLVNKQNEFKAINSYKDSRGKVHTRYQQFYKGIPVEDAVYMVHAKAGNIGSMNGDYEKLENIDITPALSAEAAFMQAINFVGAKQYLWQHTEQSKAIGYKKPKGELVILEGVLAYKFDIYSYQPLDRAYVFVNAKSGEVMKRKAIIHHVEEIGTAATRYSGERAIKTENFSGGGYRLRDYSRGEGIETYDMQGGADFDLATDFVDDDNNWTEAEWDNNAKDNGALDAHWAAEQTYDYFFSTFNRNSYDNDGTVIKNYVHFNLKELGYSSNNNAFWDGSRVLYGTGDLPYTVLDVVAHEIGHGINDHTAELNSTGETGALNEGFSDIWAACVEHYAAPAKQNWELGEDLGAVRRSLADPKSTEQPDTYRGQNWDSGSSDNGGIHTNCGVLGHWFYILAEGKTGSNDNDNSYDVKGIGIEKAAEIAYLLEVAYLTPNAEYMDARNYGIEAAKSLFGEDSEEAIATQDAWYAVGLGVAYPGDEEVGCAQGTVTLTITMDNHPEEISWTLKDRDGNIVDSEDDYESLEPGAIVSETFTLEDGEYDLIINDEYGDGICCGYGNGNFIIRDDSTGMVIGSGGEFGYSSVVEFCVGAGDVDVSPPSRPGLVMINDITQVSAQVRWTTATDNVGVSGYEVYLNDELQAFTPEKSYLLKDLQSGTSYQVAIKAKDKAGNISEPGIRNFSTLDEINFYCNARGNNVSYEWIDQVQLGTINNKTAADNGYGDFTAQTTNLSKGAVYTIYFSAGHKSAAFNEGWGIWIDFNQNGDFTDEGEQIVEGSSSASGVLSSEFTIPDSVMTGTTRMRVAMKYNSAPQPCEIFEFGEVEDYSVNITESLVTFTPVGIEAAQTLGYEKTKKIVTLSPNPVKDRLQVEVPDQLQVLDIKLTTLDGREVRNAEISREGREINMSAMSQGIYIITVQTERDKVVEKVIKE; translated from the coding sequence ATGAACAGTCATAATTACATATTCCTAATAGTGTTTATAGGGCTTATATCTGTGTCTTCTCTTTCTTTTGGTCAGGGAAAAGGCCAAATATTGAAATCCACCAAAAGCAAAGAAAATGGGCGCTATACATATCTAAAATTTGATCAGAAAGAAGAAGCTGTAAGTGAATCGGAAGTTGATCGTATTTTTCGGGAGAGGTTGTTAGTTAATAAGCAAAATGAATTTAAAGCTATTAATTCTTATAAAGATTCTCGAGGGAAAGTACATACACGCTATCAACAATTCTACAAAGGTATACCGGTTGAAGATGCCGTTTATATGGTTCATGCTAAAGCTGGTAATATAGGCTCAATGAATGGAGACTATGAAAAGCTTGAAAACATCGATATAACTCCAGCTCTATCTGCTGAAGCGGCTTTTATGCAAGCGATAAATTTTGTGGGAGCAAAGCAATATTTATGGCAGCATACGGAGCAGAGTAAAGCTATTGGCTATAAGAAACCAAAAGGAGAATTAGTGATCCTGGAAGGTGTGCTGGCCTACAAGTTTGATATTTATTCCTATCAGCCTTTAGATAGAGCTTATGTTTTTGTGAATGCTAAGTCAGGTGAAGTGATGAAGAGGAAGGCTATCATACACCACGTAGAAGAAATAGGTACTGCGGCTACCAGGTACAGTGGGGAGCGAGCCATTAAAACGGAAAATTTTTCAGGAGGAGGTTATAGGCTGAGAGATTATAGCAGAGGAGAGGGAATAGAAACTTATGACATGCAAGGTGGAGCTGATTTTGATCTTGCCACCGATTTTGTAGATGATGATAATAACTGGACTGAAGCGGAATGGGATAATAATGCTAAAGATAATGGTGCGCTAGACGCTCACTGGGCAGCAGAACAGACGTATGATTATTTTTTCAGTACGTTTAATAGAAATAGTTATGACAATGATGGGACTGTTATTAAAAACTATGTTCATTTTAATTTGAAAGAACTAGGCTATTCTAGTAATAATAATGCCTTCTGGGATGGAAGCCGGGTCTTGTATGGCACAGGAGACCTGCCTTATACCGTACTGGATGTGGTAGCGCATGAGATAGGCCATGGCATTAATGATCATACTGCTGAGTTGAATTCTACAGGAGAAACTGGCGCGCTTAATGAAGGCTTTAGTGATATCTGGGCGGCTTGTGTAGAGCATTATGCTGCTCCAGCAAAGCAAAATTGGGAATTGGGAGAAGACTTGGGAGCAGTTAGAAGATCATTAGCAGACCCTAAATCTACAGAACAGCCAGATACTTATAGAGGGCAAAATTGGGATTCAGGCTCATCAGATAATGGTGGTATTCATACTAATTGTGGTGTTTTAGGTCATTGGTTCTATATTTTAGCTGAAGGAAAGACCGGCTCTAATGATAATGACAATAGTTATGATGTAAAGGGCATAGGGATAGAAAAAGCAGCAGAAATTGCATATCTGTTAGAAGTAGCCTATTTAACGCCTAATGCTGAATATATGGATGCCAGAAATTACGGCATTGAAGCGGCCAAGTCTTTATTTGGAGAAGATTCTGAAGAAGCAATAGCCACACAAGATGCTTGGTATGCGGTGGGCCTGGGAGTGGCTTACCCCGGAGATGAAGAAGTTGGTTGTGCTCAAGGAACGGTTACTTTAACCATAACAATGGATAATCATCCAGAAGAAATTAGCTGGACACTTAAGGATAGAGACGGTAATATCGTGGATTCTGAAGATGATTATGAATCATTAGAGCCAGGGGCTATAGTATCTGAAACGTTCACTTTAGAGGACGGAGAATATGACTTAATAATTAATGATGAGTATGGAGATGGTATTTGCTGTGGTTATGGCAATGGGAATTTCATAATAAGAGATGATTCTACAGGTATGGTGATCGGTAGCGGGGGTGAATTCGGATATTCTTCTGTTGTGGAATTTTGTGTGGGAGCAGGAGATGTGGATGTGTCGCCACCCAGCAGGCCTGGCTTGGTAATGATTAATGATATAACTCAAGTGAGTGCTCAAGTCCGATGGACCACAGCTACAGATAATGTGGGTGTTTCTGGTTACGAAGTGTACTTAAATGATGAATTGCAAGCATTTACTCCAGAAAAGAGCTATTTATTGAAAGACCTCCAATCAGGAACAAGCTACCAGGTAGCTATTAAAGCTAAAGATAAGGCTGGTAATATTTCTGAGCCTGGAATTCGCAATTTTTCTACTTTGGATGAGATTAATTTTTATTGTAATGCTAGGGGCAATAATGTAAGCTATGAATGGATTGATCAGGTGCAGCTAGGTACTATAAATAATAAAACAGCAGCTGATAATGGGTATGGTGATTTTACAGCGCAAACTACTAATTTAAGTAAAGGAGCAGTTTATACTATTTACTTCAGTGCAGGTCATAAGAGTGCAGCATTTAATGAAGGTTGGGGCATTTGGATAGATTTCAATCAAAATGGAGATTTTACGGATGAGGGTGAGCAGATAGTAGAAGGTTCTTCATCAGCCAGTGGTGTATTATCATCAGAATTTACGATTCCTGATTCTGTGATGACAGGAACTACCAGAATGCGAGTGGCTATGAAATATAATTCAGCGCCTCAACCTTGTGAAATTTTCGAGTTTGGTGAGGTGGAAGATTATAGCGTGAATATAACAGAATCCTTAGTCACCTTTACACCAGTAGGGATAGAAGCAGCGCAGACACTCGGTTATGAAAAAACGAAGAAAATAGTCACCCTTTCGCCTAACCCTGTCAAGGATAGGCTACAAGTTGAAGTTCCTGATCAGCTGCAGGTGTTAGATATTAAACTCACCACTTTAGATGGTAGAGAAGTGAGAAATGCAGAAATAAGCAGAGAAGGTAGAGAAATTAATATGTCTGCCATGTCTCAGGGAATTTATATAATAACTGTTCAAACCGAACGAGATAAGGTGGTGGAGAAGGTTATTAAAGAGTAG
- a CDS encoding 6-bladed beta-propeller produces the protein MKLKTTFLLVVTTILCTSCSNRTEDVVSNLKEIHLSPSTNTVKYIDDMIDSIQVTPIQSTDSITPIFSSITKGVNYDSLYFFLDGQYTGNIIVTNKYGSLIKLINNKGNAPYQYKEVTDFTITDKNQIEIYDSQAERFYYYDFEGNFISRKDIGYKFMNYKFRDSLYYLFTAKFTNVHNNINYTNDILIVQPEGEIINNYLPFKPENFEEARVHNTHALIRHGEELLFSDHLIDTIFNISPDTIRAKYVFVYENNPLPASLLQNGHQDFINLLNKDINRLSDYDFSAALIDSDNENLMFSYVHKLNKHIGVYNEQTSSIREFSFEGYSFTASQVLTPLFNNHKRFISVAPWHTLNEIKASFRSNPFNDLIPPEDPETPYIISFIIKR, from the coding sequence ATGAAACTTAAAACTACTTTTCTACTTGTAGTTACCACTATTTTGTGCACATCCTGTTCAAATAGAACCGAAGATGTGGTATCTAATTTAAAGGAAATACACCTTTCCCCTTCAACTAATACAGTTAAGTATATAGACGATATGATTGACTCTATACAGGTTACACCTATACAGTCAACTGATTCAATTACACCTATATTTAGTAGTATTACAAAAGGAGTAAATTATGATAGTTTATATTTCTTTCTTGACGGTCAGTACACTGGTAACATCATAGTCACTAATAAATATGGGAGCTTAATTAAGCTAATCAATAATAAAGGTAATGCCCCCTATCAGTACAAAGAGGTCACAGACTTTACAATAACCGATAAAAATCAAATAGAAATTTATGATTCGCAAGCCGAACGTTTTTATTATTATGATTTTGAAGGCAATTTTATTTCAAGAAAGGATATAGGGTATAAATTTATGAACTATAAATTCAGAGATTCTCTATATTATTTATTCACTGCTAAGTTTACCAACGTTCATAATAACATAAACTATACAAATGATATACTGATAGTTCAACCTGAAGGCGAAATTATTAATAATTACCTTCCATTTAAGCCTGAAAACTTTGAAGAAGCTCGCGTTCACAACACGCATGCATTGATTAGGCATGGCGAGGAATTACTATTTAGTGATCATTTAATAGATACTATTTTTAATATTAGCCCTGATACAATAAGAGCGAAATATGTTTTTGTTTATGAAAATAATCCGCTTCCTGCTAGCTTATTACAAAATGGGCATCAAGATTTTATTAATCTATTGAATAAAGATATTAATAGATTATCCGATTATGATTTTAGCGCAGCATTGATTGATTCTGACAATGAAAATTTAATGTTTAGCTATGTGCATAAGCTAAATAAACATATAGGAGTATATAACGAACAAACTTCCTCAATACGAGAGTTTAGTTTTGAAGGATATAGTTTTACTGCTTCTCAGGTATTAACACCTTTGTTTAACAACCATAAAAGGTTTATTTCAGTCGCTCCATGGCATACACTAAATGAAATAAAAGCAAGTTTTAGATCAAATCCATTTAATGATCTAATTCCTCCTGAGGACCCCGAAACACCTTATATTATAAGCTTTATTATAAAACGATAG